The window TGCGGCTGTAGATTTGCCCACCATGGGCGCCAGCAGCGCCGCCGAGGTCAACTCTGCCGCCCCGGCGCCACCGGGCAGCAGGCTGAACTGCCCTGCGCTCAAGGAGAGCATCTGGATCAGAAAGCTCCAGGCCCACTGCAAATCCGCCCCCAGTCCTCTCAACGCCAGATACAACACGCTGTAGCGCAGGGCCCAGTGAAGGCAGGTCAGGCCGAAGACCTGGAACAGGGTCTGACGGGGCAATTTCAGGGTGTCGGTAAATGCCGCCAGAAAGTGCAGGATCTTGCGTCCCCAGCGTTGGCGAGTGGCGGTCTTTACCCGCAGATGTCGCAATAACCGAGCGCCCAGCAGAATCAGTTTGCGGTGGTAGCGGGCCACCAGCACGCAGCCGAACAGTCCGCCAAACAACGAGAAGGCACTCAATGCCAGCATCCATTCGATGCTCTGGCTGAGGTTCTGGAACAAGGCATAAAACAGGATGCCGACCAAGGCGCAGAGGAAAAACAGCAGATCGCTCAACTGATCCATGGCAAACACCGCGCTGCCATGGGCCGGACGCACGCCGTTGCGCGCCAGCAACGCCATCAGCGTCAGCGGCCCGCCACTGCCGCCGGGCGTGGCACACATGGCGAACTCGGTAGACATGACGATGCCAATGCTTTTCAGCCGGCCGATGCGCCCGCGGTGTTCACCCAGCAGCAAACGCAGGCGCACGGAGTTCAAGCCCCAGCACAGGACAATCATGCCGAGCATGGTCAGCAGCAGTGACAAGGGAAAGCGCTGCACCCGCGACCACATCTCCCCGCCACCCATCAACCACGGCACCAGTAGCGCCAAGAGCAAGGCGGCGCCCAGCCATATCAGCCGTTTCATGCGGCGTCGCGGACCTGCAGGCCCTGGGTCGCCAGCCATTGGACCTTGGTCATCGGTACGCGGCCGTCGTTGAGCAGGCGTTCGAGGGTGCGCAACCAATAATCCCGGGAGAACCCATGGCGCATGTCGACGGGATGCAGGCCAAGGCGAATGACTGGCGCCTGACGCCAGCGCTGTTCACGTTGATCATTGATGACTTTGGAAAGGCCACGGCGCCAGGCGCTGCGGGCGCTCCATACCAGTCCCGGAGCGTCGATCGGGGTGAAGTCCGGCAAGCGATAGAGATGCTGGGGATCGCTGGTGTAACTCAGTGGCAACTGGCGCAGTGCCTGGCGCGTGCCTTCGCTCATGAGCCAGGCCGGAGCGACGAAACCCTCCAGTGGCCACTGGTAGCGCTGGAAGGTTTCGACACCCGCACGCAGGCGGGCGAGGGCCGCCTCCTCGGACAGGCTGTAAAACTCGCCTTCGTGGGTATATACCCGGCGCATGAACCAGTCCTTGGGATGAGTCGCCGGCGGGCCATCGTCGCAATGGTAGTAGCCGTGCAGCACCAATTCGTCGCCGCGCTCGACCCGGTTGTCGAGCAGGCGCCGAAAACCTGGGTGATCCTCCAGCGCATTGGCGTGGTGGAAGTCCGGCACCACCAGCCAGGTCATTGGCACCTGGCCGAGGGCGTCGACAGCTTCGACGAAGGGCTGGTAGTCGGGCCAGGTTTGCGGCGCCACGTCATGCAGCACCAACAGTAGGCTGGGCGATTGATTCATCGACACGGACTTCACCTCAACCATTGGCCAACAGGGGCAGTTGTTCACCCAGGACGCTGTGGTAGTGGCCCAACAGGCTGTTGACCACCGAGTCCCAGGCGTAGTGACGCTCAACGTGCTGGCGCGCCAGCACACCGCGTCGCTGACAGCCTTCGGCAAACAGCTGCCGCACGGCGTTGGCCATGGCCTGTGGATTGTCGGGCGTGCATAGCAGGCCGCAGTCTTCGTGGACGATTTCGGTGAAGGCCCCGGCCGCCACCGCCACCACGGGGATACCGCTGGCCATGGCTTCGAGGATCACCAGGCCGAAGGTTTCCTGGTCACCGGCATGCACCAGGGCATCGGCGCTGGCCATGAGCCGGGCAACTTGCGGCGCCGGACAGAACTCATCGACCACCGTAACGTTGTCCGGCACCACGGCGGGCATGGACGAACCCACCAGCAGCAGGTGGTAACGTTCGCCCAGGCGTTTCATGCACTTGAGCAGCACCGGCAGGTTTTTTTCCCTGGAGCCGCGACCGGCGAAAATCAGCAGGCGCGTGTCTTCGGCAATTCCCAGTTCGGCACGCAGTTCCGGGTCGCGGGCGGCGGGGTTGAAGGTTTGCAGATCCACGCCCAAAGGCTGCACGTAGACGTTCTTGACCCCCAGCCCGATCAACTTGTCGGCCATGACCTGGCTCGGCGCCAGCACCCGGTCGAAATTGCCGTACAACTTGCTGACATAGGCTTCGATGTTGGGCGTGAACCAGTTGCCCATGCGGTTGCTGACCAGCAGCGGCAGGTCGGAGTGATAGAAACCGATCACCGGCACATCGAGCTGGCGCCGGGCATCCAGGGCAGCCCATGCGGTGAGGTAGGGATCGCCGACTTCAATCAGGTCCGGTTGTAAATCACGCAGGACATTGCGCCAGGGCGCCAGGCGAAGCGGGAAGCGGTAGCCCTTGCCGAAAGGCAGGGCGGGGGCCGGAACCTTATAGATCCCGTCGTGCTCGCTCAGATGCGCGCCAGGGATCAACAGACTGTGACGAATTCCGGGCCGATCACTCAGGCGCCGGTGCTTGGCATCCAGATAAGTGCGCACGCCGCCGCTGGCGGGGGCGTAGAACATGGTTATGTCCGCTATGTGCACGATGAACATCCCTCCGGTCTGTATTCTCCTTTGTTGACCTTTAGTAAGAATAGATGTTCGGTTGGGGTTGTGGGCGGCGGAATGTCTGTCAGCGGTGTGTCGTTTGAGAGGGGCCTATCGCGAGCAGGCTCGCTCCCACCATGGATCTGTGTTGTGCACAAAACCCCGTGGAAGCGAGCCTGCTGGCGATGACGTCAGATGCGGAAACTGCCCACCAGTTGCTTCAACCGCGCCGCTTGCTGCTCAAGGTCTGAGCAGGCGCGCAATGTCGATTGCAGGTTCTCCACGCCTTCCTGGTTCAGCGTGTTGATCTCGGTGATGTCCACGTTGATGGATTCCACCACGGCCGTCTGCTCCTCGGTGGCGGTGGCCACTGACTGGTTCATGCCATCGATTTCACCGATGCGCTGGGTCACGCTGTTCAGGCGCTCGCCGGCCAGGTTGGCGATTTCCACGCTTTCCTGGCTGTGGCGCTGGCTGTCGTTCATGGTCGTGACCGAATCCCGGGCGCCGACCTGCAACTCCTCGATCATGGTCTGCACCTGTTGCGCCGATTCCTGGGTGCGGTGGGCCAGGTTGCGCACTTCATCGGCCACCACGGCAAACCCGCGCCCGGCCTCCCCGGCCCGGGCTGCCTCAATTGCAGCATTGAGGGCCAGCAGGTTGGTTTGCTGGGAAATGCTGGTGATCACCTCCAGGATCTGGCCAATGTTCACGGTTTTGCTGTTCAGCGATTCAACGTTGCTGCTTGAGGCACTCAGCAAGTCGGACAAGCGATTCATCGCGGCAATGCTGCGATCCACCACTTGTTGACCATCCTCGGCCAGGCCACGGGCGTCGCTGGCCTGATGGGAAGCTTGCGCTGCATTGCGGGCGATTTCCTGAGCAGCGGCGCCTAATTGATTGATGGCCGCGGCCACGCTGTTGGTGCGACTGGCCTGCTCGTCGGAATTGACCATCGAGGAGTTCGACGCGCTCACCACCCGCAAGGCGACTTCGTTGACGTGTTCGGTGGCGGAGGACACTTCGCGGATCGAATTATGGATACGCTCCACGAAACGGTTGAACGCCGTGCCCAGAATGCCGAATTCGTCCTGATTCTGGATCGTCAGACGTTTGGTCAGGTCGCCGTCGCCATCGGCAATGTCTTCCATCGCCCGGGTCATCACATGCAGCGGTTGGATCAGCAAGCGGATCAACATGCTCAGCAGTGCAATGATGAACGCCACGGCAATGACCGTCGCCACGACGGCCGAGGTGCGGAAATCGCTGAGCATCGAGTAGGCCTTGTCTTTGTCCACCGACACGCCGACGTACCAGTTCACCGAGGGCAGGCCCTTGATCGGCGTGAAGGTCACGATGCGCGTTTGGCCATCGACTTCGACTTCGCTGATCTGGTCGCTGATCTTCGGGGTGTTCGTCGGGTAGGCTTCGGCCAGGGTTTTCATGACCAGGGCTTTATCCGGGTGTACCAGGATCTTGCCGTCGGCGCTGATCAGGTAGGCATACCCCATGCCGTCGAAATTCACGGTCTTGAGGTTGTCCACAATGGTCTGCAGGCTCAGGTCGCCGCCCACGACACCGACATTTTGCGTGGCGTTTTTCGAGGCGCTGGCGATGGAAATGATCAGCCCGCCGCTGGCAGCGTCGATGTAGGGTTCGGTCAGGGTCGAGGTGCTGCTGCTTTGTGCGCCTTTGTACCAAGGACGTACGCGCGGATCGAAACCGTCAGGCATCTTCGCATCGGGGCGAATGATGAAACTGCCCTGGGCATCGCCAAGGTAGGACGCCATGAAGGTCGAGGTCAGCGCTTTCTGTTCCAGCAGGTGGGTGACGCTGCTCGGGTCGGGGGTGACGGCGATGTTCTGGGCCAGGTTCTCGATAAGCAGGATGCGGCCGGTCAGCCAGGTCTGAATGTTATTTGCCGTGACAGCACCCATTTCATGCAGGTAGCTGTCCAGGTCGTCACGGATGGCATTGCGTTGCAGGTAATCGTTGTAGGTCGTGAAGGAAGCGAAGGCTGCAATCACGATGAGCGCGGCGGCTATTAGAATTTTATGGCTAAAGCGCAGGTTTTTATTCATGGCACGGGGGTCCGCTAAGGTCTTGATACGCTAAGCGTGCTTATATATAAGCGCGCAAAAATGGCTTCATAGTGAAAAAAAGCTGATATTTCCTCCTCTCCTTAGGGAATTATCCGACCTTGTTTTCAGTAGGGTCTGTCGCTTTAGATATCGGCCATGCAAGGCCATAGATTAACCACAGGTGACGAAATGCCTGACTCATCGCAACTTGTTATTGGCGCCGACCTTGCCGGCCAACCCATCGCCCAGGCCCTGCGCCTGGCCAACCGTCATGGTCTGGTGGCAGGTGCCACCGGCACCGGCAAGACTGTCACCTTGCAACGCCTGGCCGAGACGTTCAGCGATGCCGGCGTTGCGGTATTCGCCGCAGACATCAAGGGCGACCTGTGCGGCCTCGGCGCCGCCGGCAATCCCCAGGGCAAGGTCGCCGAGCGTATCGCCGGCATGTCCTGGCTCGGCCACAAACCCCAGGCTTATCCGGTGACCTTGTGGGACATTCACGGCAAATCCGGTCATCCGTTGCGCACCACCCTGAGTGAAATGGGCCCGCTGTTGCTCGGCAGCCTGTTGGAACTCACCGACAGTCAGCAATCGGCGCTGTACGCGGCCTTCAAGGTTGCCGACCGCGAAGGCCTGTTGCTGCTGGATCTCAAGGACTTGAAGGCGCTGCTCAATCATCTCAGGGACAACCCTGAGCTGCTGGGGGACGACGCCGCTTTGATGACCACCGGTTCCAGCCAGGCTTTGCTGCGGCGCTTGGCCACATTGGAGCAACAAGGCGCGGATGCGCTGTTCGGTGAGCCGGCCTTGCAGCTTGAAGACATCCTGCAACCGGCCAGCGACGGCCGCGGCCCTATCCATTTGCTGGACGCCAGCCGTCTGGTGCATGAAGCACCCAAAGTCTACGCAACGTTCCTGCTCTGGCTGCTGGCCGAGTTGTTCGAGCAATTGCCCGAGCGCGGCGACGCGGACAAACCGCTGCTGGCGCTGTTCTTCGATGAGGCCCATCTGCTCTTTGCCGATACCCCCAAGGCGTTGCAAGAGCGGTTGGAGCAAGTGGTGCGGCTGATTCGCTCCAAGGGCGTGGGGGTATACTTCGTGACCCAGTCGCCAGGAGACTTGCCGGACGACGTGCTGGCGCAGTTGGGCCTGCGCATCCAGCACGGCTTGCGGGCCTTCACCACCAAGGAGCAGAAATCCCTGCGGGCGGTGGCGGACGGTTTCCGGCCCAACCCGCAATTCGATGCGCTGACGGTGCTGACCGAGCTGGGTATTGGCGAAGCCTTGGTGGGCACTTTGCAGGAAAAGGGCACGCCGCAAA is drawn from Pseudomonas rhizophila and contains these coding sequences:
- a CDS encoding lysylphosphatidylglycerol synthase transmembrane domain-containing protein, giving the protein MKRLIWLGAALLLALLVPWLMGGGEMWSRVQRFPLSLLLTMLGMIVLCWGLNSVRLRLLLGEHRGRIGRLKSIGIVMSTEFAMCATPGGSGGPLTLMALLARNGVRPAHGSAVFAMDQLSDLLFFLCALVGILFYALFQNLSQSIEWMLALSAFSLFGGLFGCVLVARYHRKLILLGARLLRHLRVKTATRQRWGRKILHFLAAFTDTLKLPRQTLFQVFGLTCLHWALRYSVLYLALRGLGADLQWAWSFLIQMLSLSAGQFSLLPGGAGAAELTSAALLAPMVGKSTAAAAILIWRAVTYYFYLVAGGPVFFLMVGRPLIKKLIKLRQA
- a CDS encoding glycosyltransferase family 4 protein; protein product: MFIVHIADITMFYAPASGGVRTYLDAKHRRLSDRPGIRHSLLIPGAHLSEHDGIYKVPAPALPFGKGYRFPLRLAPWRNVLRDLQPDLIEVGDPYLTAWAALDARRQLDVPVIGFYHSDLPLLVSNRMGNWFTPNIEAYVSKLYGNFDRVLAPSQVMADKLIGLGVKNVYVQPLGVDLQTFNPAARDPELRAELGIAEDTRLLIFAGRGSREKNLPVLLKCMKRLGERYHLLLVGSSMPAVVPDNVTVVDEFCPAPQVARLMASADALVHAGDQETFGLVILEAMASGIPVVAVAAGAFTEIVHEDCGLLCTPDNPQAMANAVRQLFAEGCQRRGVLARQHVERHYAWDSVVNSLLGHYHSVLGEQLPLLANG
- a CDS encoding helicase HerA-like domain-containing protein; translated protein: MPDSSQLVIGADLAGQPIAQALRLANRHGLVAGATGTGKTVTLQRLAETFSDAGVAVFAADIKGDLCGLGAAGNPQGKVAERIAGMSWLGHKPQAYPVTLWDIHGKSGHPLRTTLSEMGPLLLGSLLELTDSQQSALYAAFKVADREGLLLLDLKDLKALLNHLRDNPELLGDDAALMTTGSSQALLRRLATLEQQGADALFGEPALQLEDILQPASDGRGPIHLLDASRLVHEAPKVYATFLLWLLAELFEQLPERGDADKPLLALFFDEAHLLFADTPKALQERLEQVVRLIRSKGVGVYFVTQSPGDLPDDVLAQLGLRIQHGLRAFTTKEQKSLRAVADGFRPNPQFDALTVLTELGIGEALVGTLQEKGTPQMVQRVLVAPPQSRIGPLTDAERAGLIARSPLQGRYDKPIDRESAYEVLMGRKGLEPQAEEAQGKASAEEPSFTDKAGEFLGTAAGQALKSAMRQAANQLGRQLVRGLMGSLLGSKKRR
- a CDS encoding methyl-accepting chemotaxis protein — translated: MVNSDEQASRTNSVAAAINQLGAAAQEIARNAAQASHQASDARGLAEDGQQVVDRSIAAMNRLSDLLSASSSNVESLNSKTVNIGQILEVITSISQQTNLLALNAAIEAARAGEAGRGFAVVADEVRNLAHRTQESAQQVQTMIEELQVGARDSVTTMNDSQRHSQESVEIANLAGERLNSVTQRIGEIDGMNQSVATATEEQTAVVESINVDITEINTLNQEGVENLQSTLRACSDLEQQAARLKQLVGSFRI
- a CDS encoding DUF2334 domain-containing protein yields the protein MNQSPSLLLVLHDVAPQTWPDYQPFVEAVDALGQVPMTWLVVPDFHHANALEDHPGFRRLLDNRVERGDELVLHGYYHCDDGPPATHPKDWFMRRVYTHEGEFYSLSEEAALARLRAGVETFQRYQWPLEGFVAPAWLMSEGTRQALRQLPLSYTSDPQHLYRLPDFTPIDAPGLVWSARSAWRRGLSKVINDQREQRWRQAPVIRLGLHPVDMRHGFSRDYWLRTLERLLNDGRVPMTKVQWLATQGLQVRDAA